The proteins below are encoded in one region of Ferruginibacter lapsinanis:
- the rpsR gene encoding 30S ribosomal protein S18, whose protein sequence is MAKNEIKYLTAIKAEKRPKKYCRFKKMGIRYIDYKDADFLKKFLNEQGKLLPRRLTGNSLKFQRKVSDAVKKARQMAILPYVTDLLK, encoded by the coding sequence ATGGCAAAGAATGAGATAAAATATCTTACAGCTATTAAAGCTGAAAAGCGTCCAAAAAAATATTGTCGCTTTAAGAAAATGGGTATCCGTTATATCGATTATAAAGATGCCGATTTCTTGAAAAAATTCTTAAACGAACAAGGTAAATTATTGCCACGTCGTCTTACAGGAAACTCTTTGAAGTTTCAACGTAAAGTGAGTGATGCAGTGAAAAAAGCCCGTCAAATGGCTATTTTACCTTACGTTACAGATCTTTTAAAATAA
- a CDS encoding RNA recognition motif domain-containing protein — MNIYVGNLSWSMTDDDLLNLFTQFGSVTSAKILKDKMNGRSKGFGFVEMEDDEAAKTAISNLNETEVQGRKLIVNESQPRPEGSGGGGGFKKRSFGGGGGGSRGGYGGGGGNRSGGGYGGGGGRSGGYGGGGRDRDY, encoded by the coding sequence ATGAACATTTATGTAGGAAATCTTAGTTGGTCTATGACTGATGACGATTTATTGAACCTCTTTACTCAATTCGGCAGCGTTACAAGTGCTAAAATTTTGAAAGACAAAATGAACGGCCGTTCAAAAGGTTTTGGTTTTGTTGAAATGGAAGATGATGAAGCAGCTAAAACTGCTATCTCTAACTTAAACGAAACTGAAGTTCAAGGTCGTAAATTAATCGTTAACGAATCTCAACCACGTCCTGAAGGATCAGGTGGCGGCGGTGGATTCAAAAAACGCAGCTTTGGCGGCGGCGGCGGTGGCAGCAGAGGCGGTTACGGCGGCGGCGGTGGTAACAGAAGCGGCGGCGGCTACGGTGGTGGCGGCGGCAGAAGCGGCGGTTACGGCGGCGGCGGAAGAGACAGAGATTATTAA
- a CDS encoding OB-fold putative lipoprotein gives MKKVISAILIIAVVAVAGIWYFIFYRPTHYKRDITVEKYIGINAADIVKEFQNNEDSANKKYLNKIIQVTGIVGDVKKNQNGKMVLTLNGADNMSNVICTLQNNNTTATTGATVTLKGICTGYLMDVVIIDAIIIDSK, from the coding sequence ATGAAAAAGGTCATCAGCGCAATACTTATTATAGCAGTTGTAGCAGTAGCAGGTATCTGGTATTTTATTTTTTACCGTCCTACGCATTACAAACGGGATATCACCGTTGAAAAATATATCGGTATCAATGCTGCTGATATTGTAAAAGAATTTCAAAACAATGAGGATAGTGCCAATAAAAAATATCTGAATAAAATTATTCAGGTAACAGGCATTGTTGGTGATGTAAAGAAAAATCAGAATGGGAAAATGGTGCTCACACTTAATGGAGCAGATAATATGTCAAATGTAATTTGCACCCTGCAAAACAACAACACCACGGCTACAACCGGCGCCACTGTTACACTTAAGGGTATTTGCACCGGCTACCTGATGGATGTGGTTATCATTGATGCTATTATTATTGATAGCAAATAA
- a CDS encoding YceI family protein gives MKKIFIILCCCLLTVVSFSQKVYQTKSAKISFFSSTPLQNIEATNNEGSSKLSTNGQVVMMIAIRSFVFENSLMQEHFNENYMESDKFPKAIFMGNITNLADINFSKDGTYTANVEGSLEIHGVKNNIKTQVEINIKQNKITAKTSFSINVKDYGIKGNYIGSKIAKTIKIAVNAIYE, from the coding sequence ATGAAAAAAATATTCATCATACTTTGTTGTTGCCTGCTTACTGTTGTATCTTTCTCACAAAAAGTATATCAGACAAAATCAGCAAAAATCAGTTTCTTTTCGTCAACACCATTACAAAATATTGAAGCTACCAATAATGAAGGAAGCTCCAAACTTAGTACCAACGGACAAGTGGTAATGATGATCGCCATCAGGAGTTTTGTTTTTGAAAACAGTTTGATGCAGGAGCATTTTAATGAGAACTATATGGAAAGTGATAAATTTCCCAAAGCTATCTTTATGGGAAATATCACTAACCTTGCTGATATAAATTTTTCAAAAGATGGTACGTATACTGCAAATGTGGAAGGCTCCCTTGAAATTCATGGAGTAAAGAACAACATCAAAACGCAGGTAGAGATCAACATCAAGCAAAATAAAATAACAGCAAAAACTTCTTTTTCCATTAATGTAAAAGATTATGGAATAAAAGGAAATTATATCGGAAGCAAAATTGCAAAGACCATAAAAATAGCGGTCAATGCTATTTACGAATAA
- a CDS encoding L,D-transpeptidase family protein produces MRYKIFLGCALICMSFILGDCHADNSARLQTNKDSLLDTYRKDITIPGGFTASANITFDSNAVILFIDSFPAFKNIRSDLTKFYQRRNFSYAWFDGKGLIEQADNLLNKIRNMNEDGVTAAPPYADRLEALLENSNAIKPTATLELMLTAQYLTYAKNVWAGMSEEQSLALKWFLPRRKVSYQQLLDSLLAGKNILDNTPLYRQYDLLKKQLKIYTDIKNKGGWPVVSATKKSYKQGDAALEIVAIRKCLFLMGDVATDNGSAIFDAALTAGVKKMQHRFGYKEDGIVGTKLIAELNYPIEKRIEQIMVNMERCRWLPEKIGKNYFMINIPEFKLHIYENDSLAWSMNVVVGKSQHQTVVFNGELKYIVFSPYWNVPSSILHNELLPAMRRSRHYLARHNMEWNGGSVRQRPGPDNALGLVKFLFPNSHNIYMHDTPAKSLFNEDKRAFSHGCIRLAEARRLALYLLKDDPEWDDIKIDSAMNSRVEQFVTLKNRIPVYITYFTAWVNDAGELCFRNDIYQRDGRLAAMLLEKAAL; encoded by the coding sequence ATGCGATATAAAATATTTTTAGGATGTGCCCTTATTTGTATGTCATTTATTTTGGGTGATTGTCATGCCGATAATTCTGCCCGTCTCCAAACCAACAAAGATTCTTTATTAGATACCTATCGAAAAGATATTACTATACCCGGTGGTTTTACGGCATCTGCCAATATCACTTTCGACAGCAATGCGGTGATATTATTCATAGATAGTTTTCCGGCGTTTAAAAATATTCGTAGTGATCTTACAAAGTTTTATCAGCGCAGAAATTTTTCTTATGCCTGGTTTGATGGAAAAGGTTTGATAGAACAGGCGGATAATTTACTGAACAAGATCAGGAATATGAATGAAGATGGTGTAACTGCTGCACCGCCTTATGCCGACAGGCTGGAGGCATTGTTAGAAAACAGTAATGCAATAAAACCCACTGCTACACTGGAATTGATGCTGACCGCTCAATATCTTACCTATGCAAAAAACGTATGGGCGGGCATGAGTGAAGAACAAAGCCTGGCATTGAAATGGTTTTTGCCCAGAAGAAAAGTATCGTATCAACAACTGCTGGATTCATTGCTTGCAGGAAAAAATATTTTAGATAATACACCTTTATACAGGCAATACGATCTGCTTAAAAAGCAATTAAAAATTTATACGGATATAAAAAACAAAGGAGGGTGGCCTGTAGTATCAGCAACGAAGAAAAGTTATAAGCAGGGAGATGCTGCTTTGGAAATTGTTGCAATCAGAAAATGTCTTTTTTTAATGGGTGATGTGGCCACTGATAATGGCAGTGCAATTTTTGATGCTGCATTAACCGCCGGCGTTAAAAAAATGCAGCATCGGTTTGGCTATAAAGAGGATGGAATTGTGGGAACGAAATTAATTGCTGAACTGAATTATCCTATTGAAAAAAGAATAGAGCAGATAATGGTGAACATGGAAAGATGCAGATGGCTGCCGGAAAAAATAGGTAAGAATTATTTCATGATCAATATTCCGGAATTCAAATTGCATATTTATGAAAATGATTCTTTGGCCTGGAGCATGAATGTAGTGGTTGGAAAATCGCAGCACCAAACGGTGGTATTTAACGGAGAGTTGAAGTATATTGTTTTTAGTCCTTACTGGAATGTGCCGTCAAGTATTTTGCATAACGAGCTATTACCGGCTATGCGGCGCAGCAGGCATTACCTGGCAAGACATAATATGGAATGGAATGGTGGTAGTGTTCGCCAACGGCCCGGTCCGGATAATGCACTGGGGCTGGTAAAGTTCTTATTTCCCAATAGTCATAATATTTATATGCATGATACCCCTGCCAAATCTTTGTTCAATGAAGATAAAAGGGCTTTCAGTCATGGATGTATACGGTTGGCGGAAGCAAGGCGACTGGCGCTTTACCTGTTAAAAGACGATCCCGAATGGGATGATATTAAAATAGATTCAGCTATGAACAGCCGTGTGGAGCAATTTGTTACGTTAAAAAACCGGATACCTGTCTATATTACCTATTTTACCGCATGGGTAAATGATGCCGGGGAGCTGTGTTTCAGGAATGATATTTATCAAAGAGATGGCAGATTGGCAGCAATGTTGCTCGAAAAAGCAGCTTTATGA
- the rpsF gene encoding 30S ribosomal protein S6 translates to MNNYELMVIFTPVLSEEEFKAAQKKFAAIVTDNGGEVVHSNPWGLKSLAYPIAKKTTGLYWVMEYKAPSDFNEKLKTQLLRDESVMRHMYTVLDKYAVDYNNKKRSGGKFTNEKTEA, encoded by the coding sequence ATGAACAATTACGAATTGATGGTGATTTTTACCCCTGTGCTTTCTGAAGAGGAGTTTAAAGCTGCTCAAAAGAAATTTGCTGCTATCGTTACAGACAACGGTGGTGAAGTAGTGCACAGTAACCCATGGGGACTGAAATCACTGGCCTATCCCATTGCCAAAAAAACCACCGGTTTATATTGGGTAATGGAGTATAAAGCGCCATCCGACTTCAATGAAAAGTTGAAAACTCAACTTTTACGTGACGAATCAGTTATGCGTCACATGTACACTGTACTCGATAAATACGCCGTCGATTACAACAACAAAAAGAGAAGTGGCGGTAAATTTACTAACGAAAAAACGGAAGCATAA
- the rplI gene encoding 50S ribosomal protein L9, translating into MQVILIQDVNNLGGINELVTVKNGYGRNFLIPKKFAVEASPSNVKMMEEKKKQQAKKEAKLLAEINSVIATLQAGPLKIGAKTGTSGKIFGSVTSVQIARAIREQKGYEIDRRRITILDEVKELGSFKAKIDFSNGNETEVEFEVVAE; encoded by the coding sequence ATGCAGGTAATATTAATACAAGATGTAAATAACCTAGGCGGTATCAATGAATTGGTAACCGTAAAAAATGGTTACGGTCGTAACTTTTTAATTCCTAAAAAATTCGCTGTAGAAGCTAGTCCTTCTAACGTGAAAATGATGGAAGAAAAAAAGAAGCAACAAGCTAAGAAAGAAGCTAAATTATTGGCTGAGATCAACAGCGTTATTGCTACTTTACAAGCCGGTCCGTTAAAGATCGGTGCTAAAACCGGTACCAGTGGTAAGATCTTCGGTAGCGTAACTTCAGTTCAGATTGCTCGTGCGATCAGAGAACAAAAAGGATACGAGATCGATCGTCGCAGAATTACCATCTTAGACGAGGTTAAAGAATTAGGAAGCTTTAAAGCTAAGATCGATTTCAGTAACGGTAACGAAACTGAAGTTGAATTTGAAGTAGTAGCTGAGTAA
- a CDS encoding DUF5777 family beta-barrel protein, whose translation MNRSIICFILFITSSLAGFGQEEDIFNSAKKEAENDLKNKTVYTIATFKNSRLINGHSIETVGRGLMDFRIHHRFGYLNQGVNDLFGLDNAITYIGFDFGLTDRLMIGFSRSSYLKQLETFAKYKLLRQSTGKISMPISVTLMTAATLRTGKQTDSVYKKTVSDRMAYTAQLIIARKFSENFSLQVMPTFVHFNMVPGLDDPNNLFSIGMGVRQKVSHRVSVNAEYYYQTNNFSGYTNSLALGVDIETGGHVFQLHLTNSTGMTAPSFIHQTTGKWDNGDIHFGFNVSRIFNIKKKNS comes from the coding sequence ATGAATCGTTCCATCATTTGTTTCATTCTATTTATAACCTCCTCATTGGCCGGCTTCGGGCAGGAAGAAGACATCTTTAATTCAGCTAAAAAAGAAGCCGAAAATGACCTGAAAAATAAAACCGTATACACCATTGCCACTTTTAAAAATTCAAGATTGATCAATGGGCATTCTATAGAAACAGTTGGCAGGGGCTTAATGGACTTTCGTATTCACCATCGGTTCGGGTATTTAAATCAGGGTGTAAATGATCTCTTTGGTTTGGATAATGCCATAACCTATATTGGATTTGATTTTGGACTAACCGACAGATTAATGATCGGCTTCAGCCGAAGCAGTTACTTAAAGCAACTGGAAACTTTTGCTAAATATAAATTGCTCCGGCAAAGTACCGGCAAGATATCCATGCCAATATCAGTAACCTTAATGACCGCTGCTACGCTCAGAACCGGCAAGCAAACAGATTCTGTGTATAAAAAAACAGTAAGCGACAGGATGGCCTACACTGCTCAATTGATCATTGCCAGGAAATTCAGTGAAAATTTTTCATTACAAGTAATGCCAACATTTGTGCATTTCAATATGGTTCCGGGATTAGATGACCCCAACAATCTGTTTTCTATCGGCATGGGGGTAAGACAGAAAGTATCGCATCGGGTAAGTGTAAACGCAGAATATTATTACCAAACGAATAATTTTTCAGGCTATACCAATTCATTAGCGCTGGGGGTAGATATTGAAACCGGCGGACATGTTTTTCAACTGCATCTCACCAACTCAACCGGTATGACAGCCCCATCATTTATTCATCAAACCACGGGTAAGTGGGACAACGGAGATATTCATTTCGGATTTAACGTATCCAGGATCTTTAATATAAAAAAGAAAAATAGTTAA
- a CDS encoding outer membrane beta-barrel family protein, which translates to MTKSYKLFIALLFLLNLTMLNLHAQVKIYGVVTSNTDKPLQGVNVLLLNKTDSVLVKGTIAASNGTFNFENINAGRYIISASFNGYTSYYSNEVIVAKEDVNIGVIKLKGEEKLLSDVTVVARKPMFEQKIDRMVINVKNSITSAGGTALEVLEKSPGVVVNRQSNSIGLNGKSGVVVMINGKISRMSSDALVQMLSGMNASNIDRIELITTPPANFDAEGNAGFINIILLSNPNKGLNGSFSSTIGYGKGYTTAGSVNFNYRNKKINLFGDYSFNWNNQEQDFRFFRSYINEGVVTDNYTVSLRHPKEGGQNARLGIDIQVTPKTVIGALVSGYNTKWQMNADNSLATSKNNIPDTNITVLNHELNQWKHIMGNINFSHTFKEGEVITADLDYLYYKDNNPNDYDNKYFNSAGTLLSEEQTRSGKLTPLSFWVGKIDYTKKLGKKVNLEAGAKLALSKFSNSVSVENGGAGNWVKDPELTADYKLKENIGALYTSLSIEASAKTSLKLGLRYEQTASNLGSNTQQNIVDRKYGRLFPSIYINQKLDDKNAVNVSYSRRITRPTFNDMAPFVIFMDPYTFFSGNSALQPAFSDIYKADYMYKSFVLSVSYTKEDGSIANFQPKLSKDNKQIYTSENLDNIKTVNISLSIPVTVTKWWTMQNNIQGNWQQINTIYKNGPFSIEQKNYSLNSSQSFTLPNKYSVELSGFYLSKYLYGAAVSKSFKMVDVGIQKKFGANNNKLRFAISDVFNGGAWRAITDIPAENIYVDYKLRFGYRTFKLTYTQSFGNKKLNANRSHNSASDEEQNRMRK; encoded by the coding sequence ATGACCAAAAGTTATAAGCTTTTTATTGCCCTCTTGTTTTTACTGAATCTGACAATGCTGAACTTGCATGCCCAGGTAAAAATTTATGGAGTAGTTACAAGCAATACTGACAAGCCACTTCAAGGTGTCAATGTTTTATTATTGAACAAAACAGATTCTGTCTTAGTGAAGGGAACTATAGCTGCATCAAACGGTACTTTTAATTTTGAAAATATAAATGCCGGCAGATATATAATTTCAGCATCTTTCAATGGATATACAAGCTATTATAGCAATGAAGTGATTGTTGCAAAAGAAGATGTAAATATTGGAGTGATAAAATTAAAAGGGGAAGAAAAATTATTGTCTGATGTTACAGTGGTGGCACGTAAACCAATGTTTGAACAAAAGATAGACAGGATGGTCATCAATGTAAAGAACAGCATTACCTCTGCAGGCGGCACAGCATTGGAAGTATTGGAAAAATCACCGGGTGTGGTGGTTAACAGGCAAAGTAATTCTATCGGATTGAACGGGAAAAGTGGTGTAGTGGTAATGATCAATGGAAAGATATCCAGAATGTCTTCTGATGCTTTGGTGCAAATGCTTTCGGGTATGAATGCATCTAATATTGACCGAATAGAATTAATAACCACACCGCCGGCTAATTTTGATGCAGAAGGCAATGCAGGCTTTATCAATATCATTTTACTTTCAAATCCAAACAAAGGATTGAATGGTTCTTTTTCTTCTACTATCGGTTATGGGAAAGGCTATACTACGGCAGGCTCGGTCAACTTTAATTATCGCAATAAAAAAATAAATCTCTTTGGTGATTACTCTTTTAACTGGAACAACCAGGAGCAGGATTTCAGGTTTTTCAGAAGTTATATCAATGAAGGAGTGGTAACAGATAATTATACTGTATCACTTCGGCATCCGAAAGAAGGAGGACAGAATGCAAGGCTGGGGATCGATATTCAGGTAACACCTAAAACGGTGATAGGTGCATTGGTTTCCGGCTACAATACAAAATGGCAAATGAATGCAGATAATTCGTTGGCTACTTCAAAAAATAATATTCCTGATACCAATATTACTGTGCTTAATCATGAATTGAATCAGTGGAAACATATCATGGGGAATATTAATTTCTCACATACCTTCAAAGAAGGAGAGGTTATTACTGCAGACCTTGATTATTTGTATTACAAGGATAATAACCCCAATGATTACGATAATAAATATTTTAACAGCGCCGGCACCTTATTGAGTGAGGAGCAAACAAGAAGCGGCAAACTTACCCCATTGAGTTTTTGGGTAGGTAAGATCGATTATACAAAAAAGCTCGGCAAAAAAGTGAACCTGGAGGCAGGGGCTAAATTGGCATTGTCGAAATTTTCTAATAGTGTATCGGTGGAAAACGGAGGCGCCGGCAATTGGGTGAAAGATCCTGAACTAACGGCAGATTATAAATTGAAAGAAAATATAGGAGCGTTGTATACTTCACTGAGTATTGAAGCTTCTGCCAAAACAAGCTTAAAACTGGGGTTGCGGTACGAGCAAACTGCATCCAACCTGGGTAGCAATACGCAACAAAATATTGTGGATAGAAAATACGGACGGTTATTCCCCAGCATTTATATCAATCAAAAACTGGATGATAAAAACGCTGTCAATGTATCTTACAGCCGCCGTATCACCAGGCCAACATTCAATGATATGGCACCTTTTGTGATCTTTATGGATCCTTATACATTCTTCTCGGGCAACAGTGCATTGCAACCTGCATTCTCTGATATTTATAAAGCTGATTACATGTATAAGAGTTTTGTGTTGTCTGTTTCTTATACAAAAGAAGATGGGTCGATCGCAAATTTTCAGCCGAAATTATCAAAAGATAATAAGCAGATATATACTTCTGAAAACCTGGATAATATAAAAACGGTCAACATCAGTTTAAGTATTCCTGTTACCGTTACTAAGTGGTGGACCATGCAAAACAATATACAGGGAAACTGGCAACAGATAAATACTATTTATAAGAATGGCCCTTTTAGTATTGAACAGAAAAATTATAGTTTGAATAGTTCACAAAGTTTTACGTTACCCAATAAATATAGTGTTGAATTGTCCGGGTTCTATTTGTCTAAATATTTATATGGGGCAGCTGTTAGTAAAAGTTTTAAGATGGTAGATGTTGGGATACAAAAAAAGTTTGGTGCAAATAATAATAAACTTCGCTTCGCCATTTCCGACGTCTTTAATGGAGGAGCATGGAGAGCTATCACCGATATACCCGCCGAAAATATTTATGTAGATTATAAATTACGTTTTGGTTACCGTACGTTTAAACTCACCTATACGCAAAGCTTTGGTAATAAAAAGCTAAACGCCAATCGTAGCCATAACTCGGCTTCGGATGAAGAGCAAAACAGGATGAGAAAATAA
- a CDS encoding c-type cytochrome: protein MKNNILLLLIFFIVAIINSSCESKKEILMYGAKSCDSSDVRYTGPITNIINANCNSCHATGVANSLGGGVALDNYAGLSFWAANGVLFDNVSEASGANPMPKNAPKLSDCDIAKIRIWINNGYPNN, encoded by the coding sequence ATGAAAAACAATATCCTGCTTTTACTCATTTTTTTTATTGTTGCGATCATCAATAGCAGTTGCGAATCTAAAAAGGAAATTCTGATGTATGGCGCCAAAAGTTGCGACTCTTCTGATGTAAGATATACAGGGCCAATAACCAATATCATCAATGCCAACTGCAATTCATGTCATGCCACAGGCGTTGCCAATAGTTTGGGAGGAGGTGTTGCATTGGATAATTATGCCGGCTTGAGCTTTTGGGCAGCTAATGGCGTGCTTTTTGATAATGTATCTGAGGCATCGGGAGCCAATCCGATGCCCAAAAATGCGCCAAAACTTTCTGATTGTGATATTGCCAAAATAAGAATATGGATCAATAACGGATATCCTAATAATTAA
- a CDS encoding peptidase U32 family protein, translating into MKNNSTPEILAPVGSFESLQAAINAGADAIYFGVEQLNMRTKSSDPITIADIQTIAEKCKAHHIKAYITLNTVMYQHDLQLLRTILTEVKAAGIDAAIAADFAVIEMCRQMQIPLHISTQANVSNIEAVKFFAPLSDVVVLARELTLKQVSDITAEITRKDIRGISGKPLQIEIFVHGALCMAVSGKCFMSLHTQNSSANRGACTQNCRRPYKVTDLETGIELEIDNEYIMSPKDLCTIDILDQVINAGVTVLKIEGRSKGPDYVYTTTKCYREAAEAVINGTYTQEKIEGWKTELTKVYNRGFWEGYYLGRKLGEWTESPGSAATEKKIYLGKGSNYYPKKQVGEFTIESGSLKKGDTIMVTGPACGMVKETREQLYVNGEIAEEAGRGDKITFPFATKVTAKDKLYKIVL; encoded by the coding sequence GTGAAAAACAACTCAACCCCTGAGATCCTTGCTCCCGTAGGATCTTTTGAATCTTTACAGGCAGCTATCAATGCCGGAGCCGATGCCATTTACTTTGGCGTAGAGCAACTGAACATGCGTACTAAATCGAGCGATCCTATTACCATTGCAGATATACAGACCATTGCGGAAAAATGCAAGGCACATCATATCAAAGCATATATAACGCTCAATACCGTGATGTATCAGCATGACCTGCAACTGTTGCGTACCATACTTACAGAAGTGAAAGCTGCAGGTATTGATGCCGCTATCGCTGCCGACTTTGCTGTTATAGAAATGTGTCGGCAAATGCAGATACCCCTGCACATCAGTACACAAGCCAATGTAAGCAATATAGAAGCGGTGAAATTCTTTGCTCCTCTCTCCGATGTAGTGGTGCTGGCAAGAGAACTTACGTTGAAACAGGTAAGCGATATAACGGCAGAGATCACCCGAAAAGATATACGGGGTATTTCCGGCAAACCTTTGCAAATAGAAATATTTGTACATGGTGCTTTGTGTATGGCTGTTTCGGGTAAATGTTTTATGAGCCTGCATACACAAAACTCATCAGCCAACCGCGGCGCCTGCACTCAAAACTGCCGCAGGCCTTATAAAGTAACCGATCTTGAAACAGGAATAGAACTGGAGATAGACAACGAATACATTATGTCGCCGAAAGATCTTTGCACCATCGATATTTTAGACCAGGTAATTAACGCCGGTGTTACTGTATTAAAAATTGAAGGCAGAAGTAAAGGCCCCGATTATGTTTACACCACCACCAAATGCTATCGTGAAGCCGCCGAAGCTGTTATCAACGGCACTTATACACAGGAAAAAATTGAAGGCTGGAAAACTGAATTGACAAAAGTGTACAATCGTGGTTTCTGGGAAGGTTACTACCTTGGTCGTAAGTTGGGAGAATGGACAGAGAGCCCCGGCAGCGCCGCCACAGAAAAGAAAATTTACCTGGGTAAAGGCAGCAATTATTATCCTAAAAAGCAAGTAGGAGAATTTACGATAGAAAGCGGCTCACTAAAAAAAGGTGATACCATTATGGTTACCGGTCCTGCATGTGGCATGGTAAAAGAAACAAGAGAACAACTGTATGTGAATGGAGAGATTGCTGAAGAAGCAGGCAGGGGAGATAAGATCACTTTTCCTTTTGCAACAAAAGTAACAGCAAAGGATAAATTGTATAAAATAGTTTTGTAA
- a CDS encoding ferredoxin: MPKIIHYRHKCIGCNICYEKQPDYWRLSKKDGKATLLNAVEKKGIYILQIPEFAAALTRTIAQDCPVNIIKVI; this comes from the coding sequence ATGCCTAAAATTATCCATTACCGTCATAAGTGCATTGGCTGCAACATCTGCTATGAAAAGCAACCGGACTACTGGAGGCTTTCTAAAAAAGATGGTAAAGCCACATTATTAAACGCTGTCGAAAAAAAAGGCATCTACATTCTGCAGATACCGGAGTTTGCTGCAGCACTCACACGTACCATTGCACAGGATTGCCCGGTGAACATTATTAAGGTAATATAG
- a CDS encoding outer membrane protein assembly factor BamB family protein — protein MYTRYALLLIFINSIFFTPLYSQPKTEKGIADFTSKPVLNWTFATGKPIYSSPQVSDGIVFFGSCDSNMYALNTAKGTIKWKLKTGGEIRSTACISGDDVYFLSGDGLCYCVNRHSGSVKWKFATAGEKQYELYSFADYVQSSPVYNDGLLYFGSGDGSIYALNANNGSLVWKYATGAVVHATPALDSNFLYVGSFDGFFYAVNKKTGDLAWKFKSVGYKYFPKGEMQGTPLVVNDVIVVGSRDYNLYGINKTGGYCEWNRKFPKGWAMGSPAFNNSVVFVGTSDDYEMHAIDPATGLSKWKTNVKFNIFGSTSFTRSMLYFGTLMGKLFALDEKTGNIEWSFSTPGYKKNRSTFFTDRDELKENIFGTVIKKNEDFLSMYITLGGIFSTPAITDDQIIFTSLDGNMYALKRTK, from the coding sequence ATGTACACCAGATACGCTCTCTTACTCATCTTTATTAATTCGATCTTTTTTACTCCGCTTTATAGTCAACCCAAAACAGAAAAAGGTATTGCCGATTTCACTTCTAAGCCGGTACTTAACTGGACATTCGCCACAGGCAAACCCATTTACAGTTCGCCGCAAGTAAGCGATGGTATTGTTTTTTTTGGTAGTTGCGACAGCAATATGTATGCGCTGAATACCGCTAAGGGAACGATAAAATGGAAATTGAAAACGGGCGGAGAAATAAGATCAACCGCCTGCATTAGCGGCGATGATGTCTATTTCTTAAGTGGCGATGGGTTATGCTATTGTGTAAACCGGCACTCCGGATCTGTTAAGTGGAAATTTGCTACAGCAGGTGAGAAACAATATGAGTTGTATAGCTTTGCCGACTATGTACAATCTTCGCCGGTTTATAATGATGGGCTGCTGTATTTTGGTTCAGGCGATGGCAGCATTTATGCACTGAATGCAAACAATGGCTCATTGGTTTGGAAATATGCTACAGGAGCGGTTGTTCATGCAACGCCTGCGCTGGATAGTAACTTCTTATATGTTGGATCATTCGATGGCTTTTTTTATGCAGTAAATAAAAAAACAGGAGACCTTGCATGGAAATTCAAATCAGTTGGATACAAGTATTTTCCCAAAGGCGAAATGCAGGGCACACCCCTGGTAGTGAATGATGTGATTGTTGTAGGCAGCCGCGATTATAATTTGTATGGCATCAACAAAACAGGCGGTTATTGTGAATGGAACAGAAAATTCCCGAAGGGTTGGGCTATGGGGTCGCCAGCATTCAACAACTCAGTAGTATTCGTCGGCACTTCCGACGACTACGAAATGCATGCTATAGATCCGGCTACAGGTTTGTCAAAATGGAAGACGAATGTTAAGTTCAATATCTTCGGGTCAACCTCTTTCACCCGTTCCATGCTTTACTTCGGCACATTAATGGGTAAGCTTTTTGCTTTAGATGAAAAAACCGGCAATATTGAATGGTCCTTTTCCACCCCCGGCTATAAAAAAAACAGGTCAACATTCTTCACCGATAGAGATGAACTCAAAGAAAATATTTTCGGTACTGTCATCAAAAAAAATGAAGATTTCCTGAGTATGTACATAACACTTGGAGGTATCTTTTCTACTCCTGCAATCACTGATGATCAGATCATATTTACCTCTCTTGATGGTAATATGTATGCGCTGAAAAGAACAAAGTAG